The genome window CGCGCTCGGCTCCGCGGCGTACAACCTGCGCCTGTCCCGGCTCCGCGCCAACGCGGTCAAGGAAGAGCTGAGCAAGGCGGTCCCCGGCCTGCAGATCAAGGCCGTCGGGTACGGCGAGACCCGCCCGATCGCGCCCAACAAGACGAAGGACGGCAAGGACAACCCCGAAGGCCGGGCGAAGAACCGCCGGGTGACCATCTCCTACCGGGGTGGCTGACCGTTTCCCGGGGTAGGGCCTACTCCGCGGGCCGCCCCGGGTGCCCGGTGCTCCCGGCCGTCTCCGCCGGCCGGGAGCGGCCCGCTCACGAACGGAACCGGGAAGCCGCTCACCACCGCGATCCGTCCACGGCCCAGGCCTCCTGCCGCTGTGCTCGGGCATGGAGCGTCGCGTCACATTCCGGCGCGCCGTTCCGCCGGAGAGGCGTACCGGTCGACAACGGCAAGGAGTGCGCCATGGAGCCACGGTTGGACCTGCTGAGCACCCGGGCCGGCGGCGACCTGTTCACGATGCTGGTCTCGGCGAACAACGCGCTCGCCGCCTCGCCGCTGCCGCGGGCCACGCAGGAGCTGGTGAAGATCCGCGCCAGCCAGATCAACGGTTGCGGGTTCTGCGTCGACATGCACACCAAGGAGGCGGCGCACGCCGGGGAGAGCCCGGTGCGCCTCAACCTGATCGCGGCGTGGCGGGAGGCCACGGTGTTCACCGGCGCCGAGCGCGCCGCCCTGGAACTGGTGGAGCAGGGCACCCGGCTCGCGGACGCGGCCGGTGGCGTGACGGACGAGGCGTGGGCGGACGCCGCCGAGCACTACGACGAGGAGCAGCTCGCCGCCCTGGTGTGCCAGATCGCCCTGATCAACGCCTTCAACCGCCTGAGCGTCATCGTCAAGCGGCCCGCCGGTTCGTATCGGCCCGGCCGGTACGCGTGACCCGGCGGTCTGGCCGGTACACGTGACCCGCCGGTCTGGCCGGTACACGTGACCCGCCGGTCTGGCCGGTACGCGTGACCCGGCGGCCCGGCCGCCGACGTTCCGGCCGGCCTCGCCCGGAAACGGGCCGGCCCTCGGCGTTTCCCGCCCTGGGCGCGGGCGGCCCGGCGGGCGGGAGCGCGGAGGGTCCCACCGCCGCGCCGCGCTCCTTGGGCGGCCGGCGAGCCGGCCCCGGCCCGCGCGCCGAGGCGGGGGATTCCTTCCGGCTTGTGAGACAAGCCATACCACGATCCGGACAGATCCGCTTGGACGAGCAGCTCCGGTGCGCCAAACTGGGGCGATGATCGACCTACCTCGTCACTGGTACAACATCCTGGCCGACCTGCCCACCCCTCCCCCGCCTCCACTGCACCCGGGCACCCTGAAGCCGGTCGGACCGGACGATCTGGCGCCACTGTTCCCGATGGAGCTCATCGCCCAAGAGGTGAGCACCGACCGGTTCATCGAGATCCCGGAGGACGTGCTCGACATCTACCGGCTCTGGCGGCCCACCCCGCTGATCCGGGCGCGGCGGCTCGAGCGCGCCCTCGGCACCCCGGCGCGGATCTACTACAAGTACGAGGGCGTCTCCCCCTCCGGCTCGCACAAGCCGAACACGGCCGTGCCGCAGGCGTACTACAACGCCAAGGAGGGGATCAAGAAGCTCACCACCGAGACCGGTGCCGGGCAGTGGGGCTCGTCGCTCGCGTTCGCGTGCGCGCAGTTCGGCCTGGAGTGCGAGATCTGGATGGTCCGCTCCTCCTACGACCAGAAGCCGTACCGGCGCACGCTCATGCGCGTGTACGGCGCGACCGTGCACGCGAGCCCGTCCCCGGTGACCGAGGCGGGCAAGAAGATCCTGGCGGAGAACCCGGACTCCCCGGGCAGCCTCGGCATCGCGATCAGTGAGGCGGTGGAGGTCGCCGCCGCCTCGCCGGACGCCCGGTACGCGCTCGGCAGCGTGCTCAACCACGTGCTGCTCCACCAGACCGTGATCGGTGAGGAGGCCCTGCGGCAGCTCGCGGAGCTCGGCGAGACCCCCGACCTGATCATCGGCTGCACCGGTGGCGGCTCCAACTTCGGCGGGCTGGTCTTCCCGTTCCTCCGGGAGAAGCTCCAGGGCAAGATCAACCCGGTGATCCGGGCGGTCGAGCCGGCCGCGTGCCCGTCGTTCACCCGCGGCACCTACGCCTACGACTTCGGGGACACCGCGGGGCTGACGCCGCTGCTCAAGATGCACACGCTCGGCCACGACTTCGTGCCCGACCCGATCCACGCCGGCGGCCTTCGGTACCACGGGATGTCGCCGCTGCTCTCCCACGTCTACGAGCTCGGCCTGTTCGAGGCGGTGACCCGGAACCAGACCGAGTGCTTCGAGGCGGGGGTGCGGTTCGCCCGCGCCGAGGGCATCATCCCGGGCCCGGAGCCGACGCACGCCATCGCCGAGACCATCGCCGAG of Thermobispora bispora DSM 43833 contains these proteins:
- a CDS encoding carboxymuconolactone decarboxylase family protein yields the protein MEPRLDLLSTRAGGDLFTMLVSANNALAASPLPRATQELVKIRASQINGCGFCVDMHTKEAAHAGESPVRLNLIAAWREATVFTGAERAALELVEQGTRLADAAGGVTDEAWADAAEHYDEEQLAALVCQIALINAFNRLSVIVKRPAGSYRPGRYA
- a CDS encoding TrpB-like pyridoxal phosphate-dependent enzyme → MIDLPRHWYNILADLPTPPPPPLHPGTLKPVGPDDLAPLFPMELIAQEVSTDRFIEIPEDVLDIYRLWRPTPLIRARRLERALGTPARIYYKYEGVSPSGSHKPNTAVPQAYYNAKEGIKKLTTETGAGQWGSSLAFACAQFGLECEIWMVRSSYDQKPYRRTLMRVYGATVHASPSPVTEAGKKILAENPDSPGSLGIAISEAVEVAAASPDARYALGSVLNHVLLHQTVIGEEALRQLAELGETPDLIIGCTGGGSNFGGLVFPFLREKLQGKINPVIRAVEPAACPSFTRGTYAYDFGDTAGLTPLLKMHTLGHDFVPDPIHAGGLRYHGMSPLLSHVYELGLFEAVTRNQTECFEAGVRFARAEGIIPGPEPTHAIAETIAEALRCKETGEEKVILTALSGHGHFDLGAYDRYLSGELEDFTLPPERIAESLATLPKV